ACGCACTCGCCGCTCGTACAGCGCGCGAGAAATCAGCGATCTCCCGACCAAGATCCAACTCGTCTGGAACCCAGACCAAGGACGTCCTCGGGGCGCAGCGCGTAGCCCCCGTCGGCCAGCGCCGCGGTCAGGTCGCGGCTGAGCCAGTCGTCCACGACGTCGTACGCCGTCACCTGCTGCGGCGCGAGCCGCTCGACGAGCGTGGCGAGCGCCCGCCGGCTGGTGGTGCGCCCGTCGGTGTCGACCTGCTCGACGGTGAAGCCCGCCTCGTGCAGCCGGTCCGCGAACCGGCGCATGCTGGCCCGGTGCAGGACCAGCTTGTGGGTGTGGAAGCGGTACTGCCGGAAGAGCAGGTCGTGCTCGACCAGCACGAAGACGGTGCCGCTCGGCGCCTCGAGGTGCTCGACGAAGAGCTGGTGCGGCAGCACCAGCCGCACGTGCGCGGTCGACGGCATGACCCGACCCTAGGCAGGCGGCTCGGGCTGGTCCCTCACCCGCGGGGTCAGCCGGCCCAGGTCATCGCCACGACCGTGCCGACCAGCAGGATCTCCAGGACCAGGACCAGCAGGGCGACGCTGGCCAGGGTGCTGGCGCACGTGGACGGCTCGCGCGCGGCGGCGGAGCCCGGGCGGCCGGAACCCGCGCCCACCCAGGCGAGACCGAGCAGCGTGGCCACCGGGACCGCCAGGAGGACCGACACGCGCGGCACGATCGACGACAGCCACCACCAGCCCGCACCCGGGCCATCGGCGAAGGCCGCGACGACCCATGGCAGCTGCGCGAGGACGACGAAGCCCGCCAGCACCCAGGTCGCGACCACCAGGA
The Nocardioides marinisabuli genome window above contains:
- a CDS encoding cryptochrome/photolyase family protein, whose amino-acid sequence is MPSTAHVRLVLPHQLFVEHLEAPSGTVFVLVEHDLLFRQYRFHTHKLVLHRASMRRFADRLHEAGFTVEQVDTDGRTTSRRALATLVERLAPQQVTAYDVVDDWLSRDLTAALADGGYALRPEDVLGLGSRRVGSWSGDR